A region of the Amycolatopsis sp. cg13 genome:
TCGAACGCGAGGACCGGCCACTCGTGCTCGTCCGCGGTGCGGCGCAGCAGCTTGTCCGGGTTCACCGCGTGCGGGTGACCCACCACCTCCAGCAGGGGGATGTCGGTGCTGGAATCGGTGTAGGCGAAGCAGTCGGCGAGGTCGTAGCCGTAGGCGGCGGCTTGCTGTTTCGCGGCGACGGCTTTGTTCTCGCCGTAGCAATAGAAATCGACCTCGCCGGAGTAGCGGCCGCCGACGATCTCCATGCGGGTGGCGACGCACCGGGTCGCGCCGAGCATCTCGGCGACCGGCGCGGCGACCTCCTCGCCGGTCGCGGAAAGCACGATCACGTCGTGGCCGTCGGCGAGGTGCTGCGCGATGAGGTCGGTCGCCTCTACGTAGACGAGCGGATCGACTACGTCGTGCAATGTTTCGCGCACGATGGCGGAAACCTGCGCGACATCCCAGCCCGCGCACAGCGCGGAAACCTCGGCGCGCATCCGCTCGGTCTTGTCCGCGTCCGCGCCGGCGAGCGAGAAAACCAGTTGCGCGTAAGCACTTCGCAGCGCCGCGCGACGGTTGATCAGTCCCTCGCGCAGCAGCGGCTTGCTGAACGCGAGCGCACTGGACGACGCGATGATCGTCTTGTCGAGATCGAAGAAGGCGGCTACGCGCCGGGGTGCTTCGTCGCTGCGGGGTTCGGCCACGTGATCAGGATAGGCGTACCGCGCCGTGTTGTTGGCAGCACACCGGTCGTGGCGGCGGCCGGAAAATCGATGACATCGGCTCGCTTACGGCCTCGGGTGCCGTTATCGAATCGTATGTGTCACTCACACAGCCAACTCATAGCTAACGGAGTTACAGTGAACGGACCCGGTCGTGAACCGGGCTGGTTCAGTCCGACCCCCCGGGGCTGAACCCCTGGCGGCCCTCGTCCCTCCC
Encoded here:
- a CDS encoding HAD family hydrolase codes for the protein MAEPRSDEAPRRVAAFFDLDKTIIASSSALAFSKPLLREGLINRRAALRSAYAQLVFSLAGADADKTERMRAEVSALCAGWDVAQVSAIVRETLHDVVDPLVYVEATDLIAQHLADGHDVIVLSATGEEVAAPVAEMLGATRCVATRMEIVGGRYSGEVDFYCYGENKAVAAKQQAAAYGYDLADCFAYTDSSTDIPLLEVVGHPHAVNPDKLLRRTADEHEWPVLAFERPMSLRTRIPAKSAGMVALGVGAVAAGATWYSLSRRRRSRGADG